GGCCGCATGGTGGCCAAGCAGCATCCCTTCGAGGGCATCATCCCCAACCTCGAGCGGCGCTTCCGCGAGACCGATTCCATCGCGGTGCGCGACGAACTCGCCAAGTACCGCGCCACCCGCAGTTGCCCGTCCTGCGGCGGCACCCGCCTGCGCAGCGAGGCGCGTCACGTGCTGGTCGGCGGACGGCCGCTGCATGCGGTGTCGGCGATGCCGCTGGGCGAATGCCGGGCCTTCTTCGACACGCTGCAGATGAGCGGGCAGCGCGCCCAGGTGGCGGAGAAGATCGTCAAGGAAATCGCCGACCGCCTCAGCTTCCTGATCGACGTCGGCCTGGACTATCTGTCGCTCGACCGCTCCGCCGACACTTTGTCCGGCGGCGAAGCCCAGCGCATCCGGCTCGCCAGCCAGATCGGCTCCGGCCTGACCGGCGTGATGTACGTGCTCGACGAGCCCTCGATCGGCCTGCACCAGCGCGACAACGACCGCCTGCTGGCGACGCTCGCGCGCCTGCGCGATCTCGGCAACACCGTGATCGTCGTCGAGCATGACGAGGATGCGATCCGCGCGGCCGACTACCTGGTCGACATGGGGCCGGGCGCCGGCGTGCATGGCGGCGAGATCGTCGCCTGCGGCAAGCCGGAAGAGGTGTTCGCCGATCCGGCCTCGCTCACCGGCGCCTACCTGTCCGGCAAGCGCCGCATCGCGGTGCCGTCCTCGCGCACCGCGCCCGCTCCCGAGCGCCTGCTGCGCATCGTCGGCGCGCGCGGCAACAACCTGAAGAACGTCACCGTCGATCTGCCGGTCGGCTTGCTCACCTGCGTGACCGGCGTGTCGGGTTCGGGCAAATCCACGCTGATCAACGACACGCTCGCGGCGCTGGCGGCGCGCACGCTCTATGGCTCCGCCACCGAGCCGGCACCGTGCGACGCCATCGAGGGGCTCGACGCCTTCGACAAGGTCATCAATGTCGACCAGGCACCGATCGGCCGCACGCCGCGCTCCAACCCGGCGACCTACACCGGCATGCTGACGCCGATCCGCGAACTCTTCGCCGGCGTGCCCGAGGCTCGCGCACGCGGCTACGGCCCCGGCCGCTTCTCGTTCAACGTCAAGGGCGGACGCTGCGAAGCCTGCCAGGGCGATGGCCTGATCAAGGTCGAGATGCACTTCCTGCCCGACATGTACGTGCCCTGCGACATCTGCCACGGCAAGCGCTACAACCGCGAGACGCTGGAGATCCGCTACAAGGGCAAGACGATCTACGAGGTGCTGGACATGACGGTCGAGCAGGCGCTCGACTTCTTCCAGCCGGTGCCGGCCGTAGCGCGCAAGCTGGAAACCCTGATGCACGTCGGCCTCGGCTACATCCGCCTGGGGCAGAGCGCGACCACCCTGTCCGGCGGTGAGGCCCAGCGGGTGAAGCTCGCACTCGAGCTGTCGAAGCGCGACACCGGCCGCACCCTCTACATCCTCGACGAACCGACCACCGGCCTGCACTTCCAGGACATCGAACTGCTGCTCAAGGTGCTGCACCGCCTGCGCGGCCACGGCAACACCATCGTCGTGATCGAGCACAACCTGGACGTCATCAAGACCGCGGACTGGATCATCGACATGGGCCCCGAGGGCGGCGACCGGGGCGGAACGGTGGTCGGCTGCGGCACGCCGGAGCAGATCGCGGCCAATGTCGGCAGCCACACCGGCCGCTATCTCGCAAAGGTGCTCGCGCCGCCGGCATAAGCGCGGGGGGAGCAGCCGGTGCTTCCGGCCCGTCCGGCGAGCGCGGAGGGCCGTGCCGTACCGTAGGATGCCGGGCCGCCCGCTCACGCAAGGCCGCCCGGCACCACGATGCACCGTTCAGGCGCCCGCGTACCCCTCCGGATTCGCGCTCTGCCACCGCCAGGCGTCGGCACACATGCGCGCCAGGTCGCGCTCCGCGCGCCAGCCCAGCAACCCGGCTGCCAGCGACGGGTCCGCCCAGCACGCAGCGACGTCGCCCGGCCGCCGCTCGACGACGTCGTACGGCACCGGACGCCCCGACGCAGCCTCGAACGCGTTCACCACCTCGAGCACACTGTAGCCGCGCCCGGTGCCCAGATTCACCGTCGTGACGCCAGGCAGCGCGGCAATGCGCTCCAGCGCCCGCAGGTGCCCCTGAGCAAGATCCACCACGTGGATGTAGTCGCGCACCCCTGTCCCGTCCGGCGTGGGATAGTCGCCGCCGAACACGCGCAGCCGCGGCAGGCGCCCGACTGCGACCTGGCTGACGTAGGGCATCAGGTTGTTCGGCAGGCCGTTCGGATCTTCGCCGATGCGGCCGCTGTCGTGCGCGCCGACCGGATTGAAGTAACGCAGCAGCACGATGTTCCACGCCGGATCGGCCGCACCGACATCGCGCAGGATCAGTTCGCCCATCAACTTCGTGCGGCCGTACGGATTCGTCGCCGACGTGGGGAAGGATTCGTCGATCGGCACCCGTGCCGGATCGCCATAGACCGTCGCGGATGAACTGAACACCAGCGACTTGACCCCGGCTTCGCCCATCACCGCCAGCAGGGTCAGCAGCCCGTTGAGATTGTTGTCATAGTATTCGCGCGGCAGCGCCACGGATTCGCCCACCGCCTTCTTTGCCGCGAAATGGATGACGGCCTCGATCTCGTGTTGCCGGAAAACCGACGCGAGCAGTTCGCGGTCCCGCACGTCGCCCCGGACGAATCCGGCCAGCGGGCGCCCACCCAGTTCTTCCATCCGCCGCACCGCCTCGGGCGAGGAATTCGACAGATCGTCCACCACCACCACATCACGCCCGGCGAGCAGCAGCTCCACGCAGGTGTGCGAACCGATATACCCCGCCCCACCCGTCACCAAGGTCACCGCCATTCCGTCTCTCCCTGAAAGCCGGCCCGCGTACAAGCGGCCGCAACAAAAAACAAAAAAGCCGGGGCTAGCCCGGCTTCTCCATAACGCAATCGCAAACGGCTGCCTGCGCTTACTCGGCGACGACCTCGCCCTCGACCGCCCCGCCTTCCGGACGGTCCAGCAGCTCGATCAGCGCCATCGGCGCGTTGTCGCCGTTGCGGAAACCAAACTTCAGGATGCGCAGGTAGCCGCCATTACGGCTGGCATAGCGCGGGCCCAGCTCGTCGAACAGCTTCACGACGATCTCGCGGTCGCGCAGACGGTCGAAAGCCAGGCGGCGATTCGCCAGGCTGGGCTTCTTGCCCAGGGTGATCATGGGTTCGACGACGCGGCGCAGTTCCTTTGCCTTCGGCAGCGTCGTCTTGATGACTTCGTGACGCAGCAGCGAATTGGCCATGTTGCGGAACATCGCCTGACGGTGGCTGCTCGTACGATTCAGCTTGCGAAGACCGTGACGGTGACGCATTTCAATTCCTCACTATTCCGAACCGTTTCAACCGAGCTTCTCGAGCCCGGCCGGCGGCCAGTTTTCCAGTTTCATGCCCAGGGTCAGCCCGCGGGAGGCCAACACTTCCTTGATCTCGTTGAGCGACTTGCGGCCCAGGTTCGGCGTCTTCAGCAGCTCGGTCTCGGTGCGCTGGATCAGGTCGCCGATGTAGTAGATGTTCTCGGCCTTCAGGCAGTTGGCCGAGCGCACCGTCAACTCCAGATCGTCGACCGGACGCAGCAGCACGGGGTCGACCGTCACCT
This DNA window, taken from Thauera sp. K11, encodes the following:
- the rplQ gene encoding 50S ribosomal protein L17, which encodes MRHRHGLRKLNRTSSHRQAMFRNMANSLLRHEVIKTTLPKAKELRRVVEPMITLGKKPSLANRRLAFDRLRDREIVVKLFDELGPRYASRNGGYLRILKFGFRNGDNAPMALIELLDRPEGGAVEGEVVAE
- the galE gene encoding UDP-glucose 4-epimerase GalE, translated to MAVTLVTGGAGYIGSHTCVELLLAGRDVVVVDDLSNSSPEAVRRMEELGGRPLAGFVRGDVRDRELLASVFRQHEIEAVIHFAAKKAVGESVALPREYYDNNLNGLLTLLAVMGEAGVKSLVFSSSATVYGDPARVPIDESFPTSATNPYGRTKLMGELILRDVGAADPAWNIVLLRYFNPVGAHDSGRIGEDPNGLPNNLMPYVSQVAVGRLPRLRVFGGDYPTPDGTGVRDYIHVVDLAQGHLRALERIAALPGVTTVNLGTGRGYSVLEVVNAFEAASGRPVPYDVVERRPGDVAACWADPSLAAGLLGWRAERDLARMCADAWRWQSANPEGYAGA
- the uvrA gene encoding excinuclease ABC subunit UvrA, whose product is MDEIRIRGARTHNLKNISLDLPRNRLTVITGLSGSGKSSLAFDTLYAEGQRRYVESLSAYARQFLQLMEKPDVDLIEGLSPAISIEQKATSHNPRSTVGTVTEIHDYLRLLYARAGTPHCPDHPEQALEAQTVSQMVDHVLALPEETRLMILAPVVAARKGEQHDLFADLRAQGFARVRVDGRVCELDDMPPLEKGRRHTVEVVIDRLKVRADLRGRLAESFETALAHADGRAIAVEMDGGREHLFSARFACPVCSYALAELEPRLFSFNNPAGACPRCDGLGQVEFFDPERVVAHPELSLAAGAIRGWDRRNQFYFQMLGSLAAHYGFDVDTPFGELPQNVRDIVLHGSGQERIGFQYMGDNGRMVAKQHPFEGIIPNLERRFRETDSIAVRDELAKYRATRSCPSCGGTRLRSEARHVLVGGRPLHAVSAMPLGECRAFFDTLQMSGQRAQVAEKIVKEIADRLSFLIDVGLDYLSLDRSADTLSGGEAQRIRLASQIGSGLTGVMYVLDEPSIGLHQRDNDRLLATLARLRDLGNTVIVVEHDEDAIRAADYLVDMGPGAGVHGGEIVACGKPEEVFADPASLTGAYLSGKRRIAVPSSRTAPAPERLLRIVGARGNNLKNVTVDLPVGLLTCVTGVSGSGKSTLINDTLAALAARTLYGSATEPAPCDAIEGLDAFDKVINVDQAPIGRTPRSNPATYTGMLTPIRELFAGVPEARARGYGPGRFSFNVKGGRCEACQGDGLIKVEMHFLPDMYVPCDICHGKRYNRETLEIRYKGKTIYEVLDMTVEQALDFFQPVPAVARKLETLMHVGLGYIRLGQSATTLSGGEAQRVKLALELSKRDTGRTLYILDEPTTGLHFQDIELLLKVLHRLRGHGNTIVVIEHNLDVIKTADWIIDMGPEGGDRGGTVVGCGTPEQIAANVGSHTGRYLAKVLAPPA